TCGGAAAAGCTGGCGACAATAAAGAACGTGCAGTCGACCGTCACGCATTTCCTTCTTAAAAAATACAAGGAGGATGGCGATGTCCTTGTCGACCATCCCGAATCCAAACGCCTGCCCGTGAGTCTTTAGGCGGTGGCGTCGCTCGCGGCGATATACCGCGCACTGCTCGCCCGGTACGGCCCACAGCACTGGTGGCCGGGTGAAACCGATTTCGAAATCGCGATCGGCGCGATCCTCGCACAGAACGTATCCTGGACCAACGTGGAAAAAGCGATAGGGCGATTGAAAGAGGAAAAGCTCCTCGCTCCGCGCGCGCTGCACCGCATCCCCGGCGAAACACTGGCCCTCCTCATACGCCCGACCGGTTATTATAATCAAAAGGCCAAAAAGCTCCGCAATTTCCTGGACTGGTTCGCCCGCTACGGCTATTCGTTCGCGCGCCTTCGCGCGCTCGATACCGGCCGCCTCCGGAGCGAGCTCCTGACGGTGAACGGAATCGGTCCGGAAACGGCCGACTCCATTTTGTTGTACGCGCTCGAAAAAAAGGTTTTCGTGGTCGACGCTTATACTTTCAGAATATTCGGCAGAATCGGCATGCTTCGGGGAGGGGAGGGGTATGACGAGGTCCAGCGGCTTTTCCACCGCCGGTTCAGGGCCGGTACCCGCGAGTACAACGAGTACCACGCCCTTATCGTGAATCACGGTAAATACTTCTGTAAAAAAACGCCGCTATGCGGGGAGTGCTGCCTTGCGCGCCTTTGCGGGTGCGCGGCCTGACGGCCGCCGGACCGCGCCTATTCGACCCTGATCAGCGAGCAAATCTGGCCGGTATCGCTCGACGCGGATTCCCGGTTGTAGATGTCGACCGTCCACTCGCCGTCGATGACGTAACAGTAGCGGAAACTCCCCCTGTGCAGCTTCTTGCGCAGCCTCCAGGTTCCGTCACGCCCGCGTGCGAGGAGGTCGTTCTCCGGGTTCCAGTTGTTGAAATCGCCGACCAGGGAGATCATTCGCGCCTTCGGACGGTGCAGCCGGAATTCGACCGTTTTGTCGCCGAGCGCGCGATAGGTGATCTGTGCCCCGTCAGAGGCATCGAAGGGCGGCAGGATGGATACATACGAGCCCATGCCGTCGTCGTCGTTAACGGCATTTCTGGGGTCATGCACCCAGACGCCGTCCACGAGGAACTTGTAGCGCGCCCGGCCTTCGGCGAACGCACCGGACATGAAATAATACCAGACGCCGTTATTGCCCCGCTCCATCGCGAGCGGCTTCCAGTCGGAAAAGTCGCCCGCGAGCAGCACGCGTCGCGCGGTACGGCTTTTGTACGAAAGAAGAACCCCCCGCTCGACCACCTGCTTTTGCCGGGCGGTATCGTATCGGACCAGTTTCATTTCGACGGGTGTCCGCGAGTCCCGCAGGAAGCGCAGATTGTAGTGGTTCCGCTCTTCGGGCGGCGGACCCTCCATGGGGCCGAAGGCGGTGAGAAGAACCGGCAGAAACGCGAAGATAATACGGAATCCCATGGGCGAGGACCTCTGTGCCAAAATGAGTTTCAGCGATATATTACTTATGTCGATAACTATAGTGAAAATATTTATGTAAAAATGAACGGAATCCGGAAATAGAAAAACCCGGAAATACGCCGGGCCGGGTTCTACCGTATAATACGCGCGGCAGGGTGAAAAGTAATTGCTTTTTCTAAAACGATGGCTTTTTCTGAATTATGTCGCTTTCTGACCGCATACGGCGGCAGTGAACGGCGTACAATCCGCCTCGGGGCTGTTAACGGTAATGGGCGATAGCGAAGAAAGAACAGCATACACTCCGGAAGAGCAGAACGAGATAGACCGGATACTCGGTCTTCTCCCCGGCGATTCTACGGGCAAAGGCCCGGAGGAGGAGGCGGTCGCCAAGCCTCCCCGCCTGCGCATGGATCTCGAGGAAGAGCCGGCCCTCGATACGGGCGACGACCTCGTCGATATCGACGCTGTCCCGTCTCGTGAATCCGAGGAAATTGAAGACATCACAGATATCATCGAGATGGTCGAGGAACCGCCCGCCCGGGGTGAGCCGGACGCCGGGGAGATGCCGCTGGAGGAGCTTCCATCTTTCGAGGAAGAGCCGGCCCCGCCGCCCCCCCGCGCTGCGGGAAAAGCGCTTACATCGCTCGACCAGCTCGAAGAGCTGACCTCTCTCGAACCCGAATCGGTTGATTTGCAGGAGATTTCCGAAGACCGTTTTGTGGATGAGGCGGAGCCGCCGCGCGCGCCTGCCATGGATGAGCAGGCCGAACCCGCGGCGGATTTCGACGCCATTGATATCGACCTTGGAGATCTCGACGAGGTCCCGGCCGGGCCCGCGGCCATGCGCATAGAGAAGGAAACCGACTTCGATATCGGTTCGCTCTCGGATATATCGGCCGAAGAGATACAGGACATGCCGGAAGCCGGGGCCGCCGATATTCCTGAGATAGACCTTGGCGATATCGCCCCCGAAAGCAAACCGTCCACACCCCCATCCCCGCGGCGTGAAGCTCCGGCCGAGGATTTCGTGGCGGACTTTCGCGACGATGGAATCCCCGAGCCGCTCGGTATGGATGTCGGGCCATCGGCGCCGGCCAAAGCGGCG
The DNA window shown above is from Spirochaetota bacterium and carries:
- a CDS encoding endonuclease III domain-containing protein; translation: MASLAAIYRALLARYGPQHWWPGETDFEIAIGAILAQNVSWTNVEKAIGRLKEEKLLAPRALHRIPGETLALLIRPTGYYNQKAKKLRNFLDWFARYGYSFARLRALDTGRLRSELLTVNGIGPETADSILLYALEKKVFVVDAYTFRIFGRIGMLRGGEGYDEVQRLFHRRFRAGTREYNEYHALIVNHGKYFCKKTPLCGECCLARLCGCAA